AAGTCGGTGCGCGGCAGCAGCGGACGCCCCTCCAGGTGGGCGTTGAGGTTGGCGATGGACAGCGCCCAGTACGTCTGGAGCACGCCCCGGATGGTGCTGCCGTCCATCGCCTCGGCGAAGGTGAAGTGGCTCTGCCGCAGCGTCAGCAGCGTGGCCTCGCCGTCGGGCGCCAACTCGATCTCGGTGGTGGTCTCGACGCCGTCGAGCGTCCAGGCGAAGCGCAGCGTCTTGTCGTCGGCGTGCAGCAGTCGCTGGTGTGGCGCGTCGCCCTCGGGTGTGAAGCGGCCCCAGAACTCGTACCGCCGGGGCAGGTCGACCTCGGCGTGCTCCGCCAGCCACACGCGTAGTTCGGCCGGGTCGGTCAGGGCTCGGCGGACGGTCGCCACATCGGCGGCGAGGCGGGCGCGGACGATCATCGGCTCACTCATGGTTGTCACCTTTCGGGTAGCAGGCCACGGCGAGTTTGAAGGCGTCTCCCTCGACGCCGCCGTAGCGGGTGAACAGGTCCCGCAGCGTCGTCTGCAGGTCGTGC
The genomic region above belongs to Micromonospora sp. WMMD1128 and contains:
- a CDS encoding SRPBCC family protein, producing the protein MSEPMIVRARLAADVATVRRALTDPAELRVWLAEHAEVDLPRRYEFWGRFTPEGDAPHQRLLHADDKTLRFAWTLDGVETTTEIELAPDGEATLLTLRQSHFTFAEAMDGSTIRGVLQTYWALSIANLNAHLEGRPLLPRTDFTSADLRGELLIDAPMDKVWTSLTDSEQASAWFGYPIGIEPWEGGRYAMGGFESGYAAKVLDVTPGRAISIDWGPTGVTNWELAESGGRTKLTFVQSGFDEGNPPYAAWSGTVAGLAELRRFHELPTWHPIWL